AGGAAGTGGAAGCGGTGGTTCAGAAGCTGCTGGAACTTGATCCTTCTGACGCCCATGCATTGCTGGCGCGCGCGAATGCCGCTCTGGAGGCAGGAGAGACAGGCAGCGCCATTAAAGCCCTGCAAGGTATCAAGAACATTGATTCACTTTCTGATGGGTTGCGGCTTCTGGCCCGGGCTTATATTGCGGCCGGTAGGACCGCAGATGCGAGCACGGCAGCGAAAAAACTTCTCAGCCAATACCAGGACCACAGTGCCCTGGTCATGTACGCAGATGCACTGATGAAATCGGGCGAGCACGAAGAAGCGCTGCGTACTTATCATCAGTTCGCCGACCAACTGTTTGCCGGCAAGGCAGATGAGATCATACAAAATCTGAACGCCTCCATTCCGCTGGTCGAGGGCAACCGGGCGGCACTTGAACTTCTGCGGGAGCTCTATGAACGAGCCGGCGAGAATGTCCATTTATCTGAGGTAACTGAATTACTGGCCGAGGCATGCAAACAGGCCGGCGATACCGACCGCGCCCGCGACCTGCACTTGCAAGTGGCGGCTGTGGAGCCGCAGGAACCCGCGGCCACGCATGAGCAATACCATGGCATTGGCGAAGCAGGATCGAAGATCGCCGGCAAGTCGGAAGATGAACCCGGCCCGGTGGTCCTGGACGATCTGAATACGAGTGCCCCACCGGTGGAACAGAAATATCCAGAGGCGCTGGCCACCGAGCTTCACCAGGCCATCACCGATGCCGATCTTTATATTTCTTATAAATCGCCGGAAAAAGCGATGCCGGCGTTAGTGGCGGTACTTCCCAAGGCTCCGAATGACGTGCCCATCAACCAACGACTGGCGGCGTTACATGTTCGCGCCGGCCGGCTGGACGAGGCTGCTGAATGCTGCCGCACGCTAGAAAGCGCCTATGCGCAAGCCGGCCACCGCGAGTATGCGACCAAGTATGGCAAGCTCGCCGATAGGTTTGATAAGCAACGTTCAGCGTCGGTGGTGAGGGAGCCTGCGGAGCCGGTTGCGGCTCCAACGCAAGAGATCGATCTTTCGCACGAGTGGGAAGGCAGCACTGACGTTACCGAGGCAGCGAAGACAGAATCCCATGCGCCGGCAAAGGCCGATGCCGCGGAGCTAGTAGAAGAGATCAAGTTCTATATTGAGCATGCGATGTGGGAGGAAGCGGAAACAGGAGTCGCAAAGTGCGCGGCGGAATTTCCCAAACTGCCTGAATTGACTGATCTGCGCGCGCTCCTGGCCGCCAAGACCTCTGCCAAGCCGGGCATCGCTACGGGAAAGCCGGCTCCGGAAAAGCCGGCCCCAGAAAAGCCTCTCGCGAAAAAGCCCGCCGACAAAGGCGCGCTTGGCGATCTGGCAATGGCATTAGAAGATGCGTTGCCGCAGGAATTTGCTGTTCCCGCTTCGCCCGCACCAGCGCGCGCAGCGGCGGCTGCGGCTGGAGCGCAAACCGCGGTCATGCAGGCGCCCGTTGTCGCGCCCGCGCCCGCGCCAGCACCACCGGTGACTGTCCGAGCGGCCACGCCGCACCTGGACACATCAGACTTGAGCGAGATTTTCAGCGAATTCAAAGA
The Terriglobales bacterium DNA segment above includes these coding regions:
- a CDS encoding tetratricopeptide repeat protein, which translates into the protein MAFGFGFNKTKVLSAAERYIQQGKLQNAIAEYEKVVKADPKDLTVLNTIGDLYARIGRTDQAISFFRSVGDTYATQGFTVKAIAMYKKLTKLKPSLECTLRLADLYAQQGLQNDARAQYMLVADQLLRSGQTEQAVRIFQKVLDIDPENVPLQLRLAEVHVRLENKQEAIKILWRSVEVLKARKAHKEVEAVVQKLLELDPSDAHALLARANAALEAGETGSAIKALQGIKNIDSLSDGLRLLARAYIAAGRTADASTAAKKLLSQYQDHSALVMYADALMKSGEHEEALRTYHQFADQLFAGKADEIIQNLNASIPLVEGNRAALELLRELYERAGENVHLSEVTELLAEACKQAGDTDRARDLHLQVAAVEPQEPAATHEQYHGIGEAGSKIAGKSEDEPGPVVLDDLNTSAPPVEQKYPEALATELHQAITDADLYISYKSPEKAMPALVAVLPKAPNDVPINQRLAALHVRAGRLDEAAECCRTLESAYAQAGHREYATKYGKLADRFDKQRSASVVREPAEPVAAPTQEIDLSHEWEGSTDVTEAAKTESHAPAKADAAELVEEIKFYIEHAMWEEAETGVAKCAAEFPKLPELTDLRALLAAKTSAKPGIATGKPAPEKPAPEKPLAKKPADKGALGDLAMALEDALPQEFAVPASPAPARAAAAAAGAQTAVMQAPVVAPAPAPAPPVTVRAATPHLDTSDLSEIFSEFKEGLEENAGPSQDEDPETHYNLGVAFKEMGLMDEAIGELQKVCQAVERGQAFSNVMQAYTWLAQCFLEKGVHPAAIRWYEKALTISNIDEEARTALHYELAAVYEASGNKQSALSHFMQVYGSNIDYRDVAERIKALKS